In Erpetoichthys calabaricus chromosome 4, fErpCal1.3, whole genome shotgun sequence, one genomic interval encodes:
- the LOC114641288 gene encoding olfactory receptor 6S1-like, with the protein MSQYDLRDMQMNGSKPASFTEFELVGFPGLLDYKIFLFVGFLLLLLITLTANFLILLLVSLDHRLHTPMYFFLCNLSLLDILMATSIIPKLLAVLSEFNKTISLSACIGQMYFIVSVGTAENCLVAAMAYDRYIAVVKPLHYNVIINFKKSFGVAVIGNYVPLLFVLWTYVRIVISVLKLKTTESRAKAFSMCFSHVTVVVMYYVSASIVHAGLRINGLSYDGRIFIGGLNYFLMPMVNPMIYSLRNEKMKEAAKRYMHLHFLFPQNAKNSADGTDKVLSKNGNMFSS; encoded by the exons TATGACCTCAGAGATATGCAAATGAATGGATCCAAACCTGCGTCCTTCACAGAATTTGAACTGGTGGGTTTTCCGGGTCTCCTGGACTACAAGATATTTCTCTTTGTTGGATTCCTTCTGCTGCTGTTAATCACGCTTACGGCTAATTTTCTTATCCTCCTTCTGGTTTCGTTGGACCACCGGCTTCACACACCcatgtattttttcctttgtaatttaTCCCTCTTGGACAtactgatggcaacatcaattaTTCCAAAACTCTTGGCAGTTCTCTCAGAATTTAACAAAACTATTTCACTTTCTGCTTGCATTGGACAAATGTATTTCATAGTATCAGTTGGGACTGCAGAAAACTGCTTGGTGGCAGCGATGGCGTATGACCGATACATTGCTGTTGTTAAGCCACTGCATTATAATGTGAttataaatttcaaaaaat CATTTGGTGTGGCTGTGATTGGTAATTATGTGCCCTTACTTTTCGTACTGTGGACTTATGTCAGAATtgtgatttctgttttaaaacttaaaacaacGGAGAGTCGAGCAAAAGCCTTTTCGATGTGTTTTTCGCATGTGACTGTAGTGGTTATGTATTACGTGTCTGCCTCCATTGTACACGCAGGGTTAAGAATTAACGGACTCTCATATGATGGGCGAATTTTTATTGGAGGCTTGAATTACTTTCTAATGCCCATGGTGAACCCTATGATTTATagtttaagaaatgaaaagatgaaaGAAGCTGCGAAAAGATACATGcaccttcattttctttttccacaaaATGCCAAAAATTCTGCTGATGGTACTGACAAGGTTTTATCAAAAAATGGAAACATGTTTTCTTCATGA